The Deinococcus ruber genome window below encodes:
- a CDS encoding GreA/GreB family elongation factor, producing MAKEIKLTREGFERLQATLNNEKARLEEATRVLQEQMEASADTEDTGLEDAKREKMNIEARIDELEDTLTRAQLIEDRGQDGKVGLGTVVVLHNEATKKDMKVQVVSAPEAGVLGGSLPRISDDSPVGLQLMGRKSGESFVVNLDNGKQVKYRVVSFD from the coding sequence ATGGCAAAAGAGATCAAACTGACCCGCGAAGGTTTCGAGCGGCTTCAGGCGACCCTGAACAACGAAAAGGCCCGGCTGGAAGAAGCGACCCGCGTGCTTCAGGAGCAGATGGAAGCGTCTGCCGACACCGAAGACACCGGCCTGGAAGACGCCAAGCGCGAGAAGATGAATATCGAGGCCCGCATCGACGAGCTGGAAGATACCCTGACCCGCGCCCAGCTGATCGAAGACCGGGGCCAGGACGGCAAGGTGGGCCTGGGCACCGTGGTGGTGCTGCACAACGAGGCCACCAAGAAGGATATGAAGGTGCAGGTGGTCAGTGCGCCGGAAGCGGGCGTGCTGGGCGGCAGCCTGCCGCGTATCAGCGACGACAGCCCGGTGGGCCTGCAACTGATGGGCCGCAAATCGGGCGAGAGCTTCGTGGTCAATCTCGACAACGGCAAACAGGTTAAGTACCGCGTGGTCAGCTTCGACTGA
- a CDS encoding aldo/keto reductase, whose translation MTQQDTRAVHLRPLGKTGLQVAEVGYGAWGISGKQWVGADDSESTRALERYIELGGNFIDTALAYGEGHSEQLVGEVARRHPGTLVATKIPPQNRLWPARAGSRAQDVYPGEYVVACTEESLKHLGMDSVDVQQFHVWNDEWLGEGDWQDAVTQLRRDGKIRHFGISINDHQPNNAIKAVEAGAVETVQVIYNIFDQTPQERLLDACHAHGVGVIVRVALDEGSLTGTITPETTFAPDDFRNGYFGGDRKQELQGHLRAIEADLGISTAQLPETALRFVLSHPAVSTVIVGMRSVRNVERNMAIADGKGLDAAAVQKLRQHAWDRNWYDPA comes from the coding sequence ATGACACAGCAGGACACCAGAGCAGTGCACCTTCGGCCCCTGGGCAAAACCGGGCTACAGGTGGCAGAAGTCGGGTACGGTGCGTGGGGCATCAGCGGCAAGCAGTGGGTCGGCGCAGACGACTCGGAAAGTACGCGGGCGCTGGAGCGCTATATCGAGCTGGGCGGCAATTTCATCGATACCGCGCTGGCCTACGGCGAGGGCCACAGCGAGCAGCTCGTGGGCGAGGTGGCCCGCCGCCATCCCGGCACGCTGGTCGCCACCAAGATTCCGCCCCAAAACCGCCTCTGGCCCGCCCGCGCTGGCAGCCGCGCCCAGGACGTGTACCCCGGCGAGTACGTGGTGGCCTGCACCGAAGAGAGCCTGAAACATCTAGGCATGGACAGCGTGGACGTGCAGCAGTTTCACGTCTGGAACGACGAATGGCTGGGCGAGGGCGACTGGCAGGACGCGGTGACGCAGCTCAGGCGCGACGGCAAGATCCGGCATTTCGGCATTTCGATCAACGACCATCAGCCCAACAACGCCATCAAAGCCGTCGAGGCGGGCGCAGTCGAGACGGTGCAGGTGATCTATAACATCTTCGATCAGACGCCGCAGGAACGCCTGCTCGACGCCTGCCACGCGCACGGCGTCGGGGTGATCGTGCGGGTCGCACTCGACGAGGGCAGCCTGACGGGAACGATCACGCCCGAAACGACCTTTGCCCCCGACGACTTCCGAAACGGGTATTTCGGCGGCGACCGCAAGCAGGAATTGCAGGGCCATCTGCGGGCCATCGAGGCCGACCTGGGCATCAGCACCGCGCAACTGCCCGAAACGGCGCTGCGCTTTGTGCTGAGTCATCCGGCGGTCAGCACCGTCATCGTGGGCATGAGATCGGTGCGGAACGTCGAGCGCAACATGGCGATTGCCGACGGCAAAGGGCTGGACGCAGCGGCGGTGCAGAAGCTGAGGCAACACGCCTGGGACCGCAACTGGTACGACCCGGCCTGA
- a CDS encoding DUF2721 domain-containing protein, which translates to MAASSFSVLSAMITPAVLIGACGTLILSTSNRLGRMTDRVRSLTERFKELVTPQGQREPLARDEKHLIMAQLPKLTQRVRLLQRSLSAFYASVGLFVMTSVLTGGSALLGLNVLLFPVLLAMLGAAFLLYASLQLVSEAQLSYQTTREEMGFLERLGQHYANLYDDPQLPSPQVPSAQQKSAEQP; encoded by the coding sequence ATGGCGGCCTCCTCGTTCAGCGTTCTGTCGGCCATGATCACGCCCGCCGTACTGATCGGTGCCTGCGGCACGCTGATCCTGAGTACCAGCAACCGGCTGGGGCGCATGACCGACCGGGTTCGCAGCCTGACCGAACGCTTCAAGGAACTCGTAACCCCGCAGGGACAGCGCGAACCGCTGGCACGCGACGAAAAACACCTGATCATGGCGCAGCTTCCCAAACTGACCCAGCGCGTTCGCCTGCTTCAGCGCAGCCTGAGCGCCTTCTATGCCTCGGTGGGCCTGTTCGTGATGACCAGCGTCCTGACCGGGGGCAGCGCACTGCTGGGGCTGAACGTGCTGCTGTTTCCGGTGCTGCTGGCTATGCTGGGCGCGGCCTTTCTGCTATATGCCAGCCTGCAACTGGTGAGCGAGGCGCAGCTCAGCTACCAGACCACCCGCGAGGAGATGGGCTTTCTGGAGCGGCTGGGGCAGCATTACGCCAATCTGTACGACGATCCCCAGCTCCCCAGCCCTCAAGTTCCCAGCGCACAGCAGAAGTCGGCGGAACAGCCGTGA
- the lysS gene encoding homocitrate synthase, with the protein MTDMPPLIPARSWAIIDSTLREGEQFARGNFKTDDKIEIARALDAFGVEFIELTTPMVSEQTASDIRKIAGLGLNAKLLTHVRCAMEDVQRAVDTGVDGLDLLFGTSSFLREFSHGKNIGQIIESAQKVIGWIKTNHPNLELRFSAEDTFRSEEADLMAVYRAVSDLGVHRVGLADTVGVATPRQVYTLVREVRKVIHAECGIEFHGHNDTGCAVSNAYEAIEAGATHIDTTILGIGERNGITPLGGFLARMFTFDPQGLMDKYNLDMLPELDAMIARMVGLPIPWNNYLTGEFAYNHKAGMHLKAIYLNPGAYEAIPPEVFGVGRRIQAGSKVTGKHAIAYKARELGLHYGEDALRRVTDHIKALAEQNELDDSHLEKVLREWVSA; encoded by the coding sequence ATGACCGACATGCCTCCCCTCATTCCCGCCCGAAGCTGGGCCATCATCGATTCCACGCTGCGCGAGGGCGAACAGTTCGCACGCGGCAATTTCAAAACCGACGACAAGATCGAGATTGCCCGCGCTCTGGACGCCTTCGGGGTCGAGTTCATCGAACTGACCACGCCGATGGTGAGCGAGCAGACCGCCTCGGATATTCGCAAGATCGCCGGGCTGGGACTGAACGCCAAGCTGCTGACGCATGTACGCTGCGCCATGGAAGACGTGCAGCGGGCCGTGGATACCGGTGTGGACGGCCTCGATCTGCTGTTCGGCACCAGCAGCTTTCTGCGCGAGTTCTCGCACGGCAAGAACATCGGGCAGATCATCGAATCGGCCCAGAAGGTCATCGGCTGGATCAAGACCAACCACCCCAACCTCGAACTGCGTTTCTCGGCAGAAGACACCTTCCGCAGCGAGGAAGCCGACCTGATGGCGGTGTACCGGGCGGTTTCCGATCTGGGCGTTCACCGCGTCGGGCTGGCCGATACCGTGGGCGTCGCCACGCCCCGGCAGGTGTACACGCTGGTGCGCGAGGTTCGCAAGGTCATTCACGCCGAGTGCGGCATCGAGTTTCACGGGCACAACGACACCGGCTGCGCGGTTTCCAACGCCTATGAAGCCATCGAAGCGGGCGCGACCCACATCGACACCACCATTCTGGGCATCGGCGAGCGCAACGGCATCACGCCGCTGGGGGGCTTTCTGGCCCGCATGTTCACCTTCGATCCGCAGGGCCTGATGGACAAGTACAACCTCGACATGCTGCCGGAACTCGACGCCATGATCGCCCGGATGGTGGGCCTGCCGATTCCGTGGAACAACTATCTGACCGGCGAGTTCGCCTACAACCACAAGGCGGGCATGCACCTGAAGGCCATCTATCTGAACCCCGGCGCATACGAGGCGATTCCGCCGGAAGTGTTCGGCGTGGGGCGGCGCATTCAGGCGGGCAGCAAGGTCACGGGCAAGCACGCGATTGCGTACAAGGCGCGTGAACTGGGCCTGCACTACGGCGAAGACGCCCTGCGCCGCGTGACCGACCACATCAAGGCGCTGGCCGAGCAGAACGAGCTGGACGACAGCCATCTGGAAAAGGTGCTGCGCGAGTGGGTGTCGGCGTAA
- a CDS encoding PhzF family phenazine biosynthesis protein, whose product MMTPLLYRVYAAPRTEGGKLVSVFPAAEGELQAQAAAAGTPLSVFIEQVNEDGAHLRVFTPERDKGESDSAALAALHHLFAAGQIPDVSSVWMKGQEFPAQLCGGEWLLKQGDVSVSGVLDAEFGALGFTPEYVQIASTGRPNLVVQLPDLASLQALAPDADALRQLGQATGTTGLIVYTLQAPRADVSFRAFGPLKGFYEDAASSNMFACLVGALSVRGLLPEHEPLVRGLQHMPGLPSRLTAQYVPQPGGAGDVWVGGAASPVTAGLDG is encoded by the coding sequence ATGATGACTCCTCTTCTCTACCGCGTTTATGCCGCCCCGAGGACAGAAGGCGGCAAACTGGTTTCCGTCTTTCCCGCTGCCGAGGGCGAGCTGCAAGCGCAGGCGGCTGCGGCTGGCACGCCTCTGAGCGTGTTTATCGAGCAGGTGAATGAAGACGGTGCCCATCTGCGCGTCTTCACCCCGGAGCGCGACAAGGGCGAATCCGACAGCGCCGCCCTCGCCGCGCTCCACCACCTGTTCGCGGCGGGGCAGATTCCCGACGTTTCGAGCGTCTGGATGAAAGGTCAGGAATTCCCGGCCCAGCTCTGCGGCGGAGAGTGGCTGCTGAAGCAGGGCGACGTGAGCGTTTCGGGCGTGCTGGACGCGGAATTCGGCGCTCTGGGATTCACTCCGGAATATGTGCAGATCGCGTCAACAGGTCGCCCGAATCTGGTGGTGCAGCTTCCCGATCTGGCCTCGCTGCAAGCACTTGCACCCGACGCCGACGCCCTCCGGCAGCTCGGACAGGCTACCGGCACCACCGGGCTGATCGTGTATACGCTTCAGGCTCCGCGTGCCGACGTGAGTTTCCGGGCGTTCGGGCCGCTGAAGGGCTTTTACGAAGACGCCGCCAGCAGCAACATGTTCGCGTGTCTGGTGGGGGCGCTGAGCGTGCGCGGACTGCTGCCGGAACACGAACCGCTGGTGCGCGGGCTGCAACACATGCCGGGCCTGCCGTCTCGCCTGACCGCTCAGTACGTGCCGCAGCCGGGCGGGGCAGGCGACGTATGGGTGGGCGGAGCCGCTTCCCCGGTCACAGCCGGGCTGGACGGATGA
- a CDS encoding MFS transporter, with protein MTAPSMPTTSRKRQFALGFLAFLLMGLIQAGYGPTYSNLAREYHQSISAVGIISSLHFLGGAVGTLLLGVLLLRLSLRSSLALAAGALLLGVLGVALAPMWGLVLAAALLGGLGFGMLSAGFNTAFAQMGAGPSSLVNGLFGVGSVVSPLLVALLATHSHRPPFVLMSVLAALLALGVRVWWPRHEAARAPTAAAGGPAALSWPLLLLFAASFFLYVGMEASIGNWATVHLTRLHHPNPALMTSLYWAALTAGRFGFALIGSRVGFYPVLAVGAGGALLAGLLLTGGLAPAALILAGLCFAPMFSTLLAWFTSVLPPRQAPYVLTVGMLGGALLPALIGWMLPRLGTLALPLGVLLFAGLLLTLLSVLNWRLHPRTERMTSI; from the coding sequence ATGACCGCCCCCTCCATGCCCACGACTTCACGCAAGCGGCAGTTTGCGCTGGGGTTCCTCGCCTTCCTGCTGATGGGACTGATTCAGGCGGGGTATGGCCCCACGTACAGCAACCTTGCCCGCGAATACCACCAGAGTATCAGCGCGGTGGGCATCATCTCCAGCCTGCATTTTCTGGGCGGCGCGGTGGGAACGCTGCTGCTGGGTGTGCTGCTGCTGCGCCTGAGTCTGCGTTCGAGTCTGGCGCTGGCGGCAGGAGCGCTGCTGTTGGGCGTGCTGGGGGTGGCCCTCGCGCCGATGTGGGGGCTGGTGCTGGCAGCGGCGCTGCTGGGCGGGCTGGGCTTCGGCATGCTGTCGGCAGGCTTCAACACCGCGTTTGCCCAGATGGGGGCTGGGCCTTCCAGCCTGGTCAATGGGCTGTTTGGCGTGGGGTCGGTGGTGTCGCCACTGCTGGTGGCGCTGCTGGCGACGCACTCACACCGCCCGCCCTTCGTGCTGATGAGTGTGCTGGCCGCGCTGCTGGCGCTGGGCGTGCGCGTGTGGTGGCCCCGCCACGAAGCGGCGCGTGCTCCGACTGCCGCTGCCGGTGGCCCGGCGGCACTGTCCTGGCCGCTGCTGCTGCTGTTCGCGGCGTCTTTCTTTCTGTACGTGGGCATGGAGGCCAGCATCGGCAACTGGGCCACCGTCCACCTGACGCGGCTGCACCACCCCAATCCGGCCCTGATGACCAGCCTGTACTGGGCCGCCCTGACGGCTGGCCGCTTCGGATTTGCCCTGATCGGCAGCCGGGTGGGGTTTTATCCGGTGCTGGCGGTGGGCGCTGGCGGGGCGCTGCTGGCGGGCCTGTTGCTGACCGGCGGTCTGGCTCCCGCCGCGCTGATTCTGGCGGGCCTGTGTTTCGCCCCGATGTTCTCGACGCTGCTGGCATGGTTTACCTCGGTGCTGCCGCCGCGTCAGGCTCCCTATGTTCTGACGGTCGGCATGCTGGGCGGCGCTCTTCTTCCCGCCCTGATCGGCTGGATGCTGCCGCGCCTGGGCACCCTCGCCCTGCCGCTGGGCGTGCTGCTGTTCGCTGGCCTGCTGCTGACCCTGCTGTCGGTGCTGAACTGGCGACTGCACCCCCGCACCGAACGGATGACTTCAATCTAA
- a CDS encoding DegV family protein: MSDAVTEPQFDVISDGGLDAYAELNNRVEVAPFSLNFGSETRLASDFTREDFFRRLKAGTPHPTTSQPTPQAYVTLLEQAVRPMLAVTISSGLSGSLNAAEQARTLVPRTQTTLHDSRTLSAAQAFQVHAAMTARQMGHSIQTALDWMQRVGEQTELYFTIETLEYLKRGGRIGRVQATLGGLLNLKPVVTVDKKTGAYTNVGRARAWKGALEAVANQVTSRYGEGTPLRLGLLYGETRDSAEIVLAHLRGRHPIVWSGFAPVNPVLAVHTGPSAVGLAAAPGGWPWES, from the coding sequence ATGAGTGACGCTGTGACAGAGCCGCAGTTCGACGTGATTTCCGATGGCGGCCTGGACGCCTACGCCGAGCTGAACAACCGCGTCGAGGTCGCGCCGTTCTCGCTGAACTTCGGCAGCGAAACGCGGCTGGCCTCCGACTTCACCCGCGAAGACTTTTTTCGCCGCCTGAAGGCCGGAACGCCTCACCCGACCACCTCGCAGCCGACCCCGCAGGCGTATGTGACGCTGCTGGAACAGGCGGTGCGGCCCATGCTGGCCGTCACCATCTCCAGCGGGCTGTCTGGCAGCCTGAACGCCGCCGAGCAGGCCCGCACGCTGGTGCCCAGGACTCAGACCACGCTGCACGACAGCCGCACCCTCAGCGCGGCGCAGGCGTTTCAGGTGCATGCCGCCATGACCGCCCGGCAGATGGGGCACAGCATTCAGACGGCGCTCGACTGGATGCAGCGGGTGGGCGAGCAGACCGAGCTGTATTTCACCATCGAAACGCTGGAATACCTGAAACGCGGCGGGCGCATCGGGCGGGTGCAGGCCACGCTGGGCGGCCTGCTCAACCTAAAGCCCGTGGTGACGGTGGACAAGAAGACCGGGGCGTACACCAACGTGGGCCGCGCCCGTGCGTGGAAGGGCGCACTCGAAGCCGTCGCCAATCAGGTCACGTCGCGCTACGGCGAGGGCACACCGCTGAGGCTGGGCCTGCTGTACGGCGAAACCCGCGACAGTGCCGAAATCGTGCTGGCGCATCTGCGCGGGCGGCACCCCATCGTGTGGTCGGGCTTTGCGCCGGTCAATCCGGTGCTGGCGGTGCATACCGGGCCGTCGGCGGTGGGGCTGGCGGCGGCACCGGGCGGGTGGCCCTGGGAAAGCTGA
- a CDS encoding NAD(P)-dependent oxidoreductase produces the protein MTESALSGSAFSGHRAAFLGLGAMGTPMAAHLTALLPTLVWNRTAARAEQHAAAHGTQAATLAEVAQADFILTCLPTSAEVDSVIEQLLPDLKSGSVWIDCTSGHPDAARRQAALLETRGVTFLDAPVSGGPLGAKAGKLSVMVGGDGAVLEQVRPLLETFGGTVLRVGGVGSGFAVKAINNTLMGLHLLSLAEGLAVLKLQGVDLQPALDILNASSGRSFSSEAKFTQHVFNRKFAANFALGLLAKDAGIALENVQAVKGSAPLLAHTAMLLRAAQHTVGSEIDHTAAVQMVEAWNDVELS, from the coding sequence ATGACCGAATCTGCTTTGTCTGGTTCTGCCTTCTCCGGCCACAGGGCCGCCTTTCTGGGCCTGGGCGCAATGGGCACTCCGATGGCTGCCCACCTGACGGCGCTGCTGCCCACCCTGGTCTGGAACCGCACCGCTGCCAGAGCCGAGCAGCACGCCGCCGCCCACGGCACGCAGGCCGCCACACTGGCAGAGGTCGCGCAGGCCGATTTCATCTTGACCTGCCTGCCCACCAGTGCCGAAGTCGACAGCGTGATCGAGCAGCTTCTGCCCGACCTGAAGAGTGGCAGCGTGTGGATCGACTGCACCAGCGGGCACCCGGACGCGGCGCGGCGACAGGCAGCGCTGCTGGAAACGCGGGGCGTGACCTTTCTCGATGCTCCGGTGTCGGGCGGGCCGCTGGGCGCGAAGGCCGGAAAGCTGAGCGTGATGGTGGGCGGCGACGGCGCAGTATTAGAGCAGGTGCGCCCGCTGCTGGAAACTTTTGGCGGCACGGTGCTGCGCGTAGGCGGGGTGGGCAGCGGCTTCGCGGTCAAGGCCATCAACAACACCCTGATGGGCCTGCACCTGCTGTCGCTGGCTGAAGGGCTGGCTGTCCTGAAATTGCAGGGCGTCGATCTGCAACCCGCGCTCGACATTCTGAATGCCAGCAGCGGGCGCAGCTTTTCCAGCGAGGCCAAGTTCACGCAGCACGTCTTCAACCGCAAGTTTGCCGCCAACTTCGCACTCGGGCTGCTCGCCAAAGATGCCGGAATCGCGCTGGAGAACGTGCAGGCCGTGAAGGGAAGTGCGCCGCTGCTGGCCCACACCGCCATGCTGCTGCGGGCGGCTCAGCACACAGTTGGCAGCGAGATCGACCACACCGCTGCCGTGCAGATGGTGGAGGCGTGGAACGACGTGGAACTGTCATGA
- the pyrF gene encoding orotidine-5'-phosphate decarboxylase, producing the protein MPAHFAARLRTRTLTLNTRLCLGLDPREDAYHSRAELRTHTLAVLDACAEVVACVKPQLAFYEALGLWGMELLEEVCDAARALDLPIILDAKRGDIGSTAAAYARAWLSGQHAGAALTVNPWLGFETLEPFIEAAQQGGGAVFVLVKTSNPGQADLQGGGHSERVAAKLTARASRLPLEHGLSSIGAVVGATHPHELAQWRSQLPHAPLLLPGLGAQGAKAEDLAGAFFPDGSGAVVSASRGIQYASGNDVQAAVSAAQSFRDGLNAGLERR; encoded by the coding sequence ATGCCTGCTCATTTTGCTGCCCGCCTGCGTACCCGTACCCTGACCCTGAACACCCGGCTGTGTCTGGGCCTCGATCCGCGTGAAGACGCTTACCACAGCCGCGCCGAGCTGAGAACGCACACGCTGGCGGTGCTGGATGCCTGCGCCGAAGTGGTGGCCTGTGTGAAGCCTCAACTGGCCTTCTATGAGGCGCTGGGGCTGTGGGGTATGGAACTGCTCGAAGAGGTCTGCGACGCGGCCCGCGCCCTCGATCTGCCGATCATTCTCGATGCCAAGCGCGGCGATATCGGCAGCACGGCGGCAGCGTATGCGCGGGCGTGGCTGAGCGGGCAGCACGCGGGCGCGGCCCTGACGGTCAATCCGTGGCTGGGCTTCGAAACGCTTGAACCCTTTATCGAGGCGGCGCAGCAGGGGGGCGGGGCGGTCTTCGTGCTCGTCAAGACCAGCAATCCCGGTCAGGCCGACTTGCAGGGCGGCGGGCACTCCGAGCGGGTCGCCGCCAAGCTGACGGCGCGTGCATCGCGGTTGCCACTCGAACACGGGCTGTCGAGCATCGGAGCGGTGGTCGGGGCGACCCACCCGCACGAGCTGGCGCAGTGGCGTTCGCAGCTGCCGCACGCGCCGCTGCTGTTGCCGGGGCTGGGCGCTCAGGGCGCGAAAGCCGAAGACCTCGCGGGCGCGTTCTTCCCGGACGGCAGCGGCGCGGTGGTCAGTGCCAGCCGGGGGATTCAGTATGCCAGCGGCAACGACGTACAGGCAGCGGTTTCGGCGGCGCAGAGCTTCCGCGATGGCCTGAATGCCGGGCTGGAGCGGCGCTGA
- a CDS encoding MATE family efflux transporter, giving the protein MSAAPAATSVPPLSPGREIARIAVPVSLEFTLMLVLNFVNQVVVGALGATAIAAVGFASSLTFIVVATLGALGTSVSILVSRAYGAGRRSDMNTSVSAALLLAAGLSGVLSVLLAIFAPHLLRSAGASAAVASLGSGYLRLTALSLLPTALGIVLSGVMRSLGHARSPMVATFITVILNTLLGYSLVFGIGPFPKLGVVGAGWATLITATLKVLILLAQVYGPRPLAAWATPQGAASWKAVLGPLFVFAVPLGLTELIWSGGTFLYNVVFQRLGDEALAAAQIVNTLEGVFVVGSIGLMSATTALVGRSLGQGDAPGAAVWVRRLLSVGVRTGAGFGLLFALSTLLLGLLFREVGQDVRQAAAVGIVINAVFQVVKVRNMIVGAGILPSGNDTRGVILGDVVGAFLVGLPLAVLLGLYTPLGVTGVFLARVIEESVKLGVFTWRARRLSWDALAAAQAA; this is encoded by the coding sequence ATGTCTGCTGCGCCCGCTGCTACCTCCGTTCCTCCGCTCTCGCCTGGTCGTGAAATAGCCAGAATTGCCGTGCCGGTCAGCCTGGAATTTACGCTGATGCTGGTACTGAATTTCGTGAATCAGGTGGTGGTGGGCGCACTGGGAGCCACCGCGATTGCCGCCGTGGGCTTTGCCAGCAGCCTGACCTTTATCGTGGTCGCCACGCTGGGGGCGCTGGGCACGTCGGTCAGCATCCTGGTGTCGCGGGCGTATGGAGCGGGCCGCAGAAGCGACATGAACACCTCGGTCAGCGCGGCGTTGTTGCTGGCGGCAGGGCTTTCGGGCGTGCTGTCCGTGCTGCTGGCGATCTTCGCGCCCCACCTGCTGCGCTCTGCCGGGGCGTCGGCGGCGGTGGCGTCGCTGGGCAGCGGCTACCTGCGCCTCACAGCCCTGTCGCTGCTGCCCACCGCGCTCGGCATCGTGCTCAGCGGCGTGATGCGCTCGCTGGGCCACGCCCGCAGCCCGATGGTCGCCACCTTCATCACGGTCATTCTCAATACCCTGCTGGGGTACTCGCTGGTCTTCGGCATCGGGCCGTTTCCGAAGCTGGGCGTGGTCGGGGCAGGCTGGGCCACCCTGATCACCGCCACGCTGAAGGTGCTGATTCTGCTGGCGCAGGTATATGGGCCGCGCCCGCTGGCGGCCTGGGCCACTCCGCAGGGTGCGGCGAGCTGGAAGGCGGTGCTGGGGCCGCTGTTCGTGTTCGCGGTGCCGCTTGGCCTGACCGAACTCATCTGGAGCGGCGGCACGTTTCTGTACAACGTGGTATTTCAGCGGCTGGGCGATGAGGCGTTGGCGGCGGCGCAGATCGTCAATACCCTCGAAGGCGTGTTCGTGGTGGGCAGCATCGGCCTGATGAGTGCCACCACCGCGCTGGTGGGCCGCTCGCTGGGGCAGGGCGACGCACCGGGCGCAGCGGTGTGGGTTCGCCGCCTGCTGAGTGTGGGCGTGCGAACCGGGGCGGGCTTCGGTCTGCTGTTCGCGCTCAGCACCCTGCTGCTGGGCCTGCTGTTCCGCGAGGTGGGCCAGGACGTGCGGCAGGCGGCGGCGGTGGGCATCGTCATCAACGCTGTCTTTCAGGTCGTGAAGGTGCGGAACATGATCGTGGGGGCGGGCATTTTGCCGAGCGGCAACGACACGCGGGGCGTGATTCTGGGCGACGTGGTGGGCGCGTTTCTGGTGGGCCTGCCGCTGGCGGTGCTGCTGGGGCTGTACACGCCGCTGGGCGTGACCGGGGTGTTTCTGGCCCGTGTGATCGAGGAATCGGTCAAGCTGGGCGTCTTCACCTGGCGTGCACGCCGACTGAGCTGGGACGCACTGGCAGCGGCGCAGGCGGCCTGA
- a CDS encoding DUF1990 family protein, with product MRLSRGSLAKLEREVERLQHLPATYRPIGVTLKPGEKQQKQYIVGLGSGENTFQQARTALRGWQTHRSHWLQLYPASSPPTEQQTVLVLLKAAGLCLSFGCRVVQVIDEARRYGFAYGTLPGHPERGEELFLIEWQPDDRVNFTLSAVSRPANLLYALGRPFGLFMRQLGTRQYLNAMQRATERIR from the coding sequence GTGCGCCTGAGCCGGGGTTCGCTCGCCAAACTTGAACGTGAAGTGGAGCGGCTCCAACATCTTCCAGCGACCTATCGGCCCATTGGCGTCACGCTGAAACCGGGCGAGAAGCAGCAGAAGCAGTACATCGTCGGGCTGGGAAGCGGAGAGAACACCTTCCAGCAGGCACGCACCGCGCTGCGAGGCTGGCAGACCCACCGATCACACTGGCTTCAACTGTATCCAGCGTCCTCCCCGCCCACCGAGCAACAGACTGTGCTGGTGCTGCTGAAGGCGGCGGGCCTGTGCCTGAGCTTCGGTTGCCGGGTGGTGCAGGTCATCGACGAAGCGCGGCGATACGGGTTCGCGTATGGCACGTTGCCGGGCCACCCGGAGCGCGGCGAGGAACTGTTTCTGATCGAGTGGCAGCCGGATGACCGCGTGAACTTCACACTGAGTGCCGTCAGTCGGCCCGCCAATCTGCTGTATGCGCTGGGGAGGCCTTTCGGCCTGTTCATGCGGCAACTGGGAACCCGGCAGTACTTGAACGCCATGCAGCGAGCAACTGAGAGAATACGATGA